The Megalops cyprinoides isolate fMegCyp1 chromosome 9, fMegCyp1.pri, whole genome shotgun sequence genome has a window encoding:
- the tekt1 gene encoding tektin-1, whose protein sequence is MTEVKEVPSKFLPPEWWLTNQIHYESAEMERARSERLIAESQALVEESDKAAQRMQQDVKKKLEQRIQDIKFWKQELNKKLGEMVQEIDVLLTFRTRVERALESCSEPLRVTLQCLAEREKRVGIDLVHDEVERELIKEKEVIEGVTSLLKRSLEQTNEQIRLNRSVKYHLENDLRNKFQTEQIDDYCSILTSTSPSLCKAEDRYHSTASTTVTPKEWETFCNMNITKAEQEKNNSLSLRVLLDSLLEQTATDMLRQNQTVGAALELHIQDTKNAKEQLEDHLVKVLSEISSQESNLASLRLAIEAKQGPLQVAQTRLAARSQRPNAELCHDPAHVQLLAEVQELSDQIKRLTASLSQAEMELRALTRTQLSLEEHIQVKSHSLYIGEVICRQLRQPVVIHKF, encoded by the exons ATGACTGAAGTGAAAGAGGTGCCATCCAAGTTTCTACCCCCGGAATGGTGGCTGACAAATCAGATACACTATGAGAGTGCGGAGATGGAGCGTGCGCGGTCTGAGCGTCTTATCGCAGAGAGCCAGGCGCTGGTGGAAGAAAGTGACAAGGCAGCACAACGCATGCAACAGGATGTTAAAAAGAAGCTGG AGCAGAGGATCCAGGACATCAAGTTCTGGAAGCAGGAGCTGAACAAGAAGCTGGGGGAGATGGTACAGGAGATTGATGTGCTACTGACCTTCAGGACCAGGGTTGAGAGGGCTCTAGAGAGCTGCTCGGAGCCCTTGCGAGTCACTCTGCAGTGTCTGGCTGAGAG GGAGAAGCGTGTGGGGATTGACCTGGTGCACGATGAAGTTGAGAGGGAACTGataaaggaaaaggaagtgaTTGAGGGAGTGACCTCACTGCTGAAACGCAGCCTGGAGCAGACCAATGAGCAGatcag ACTGAACCGTTCTGTGAAGTACCACCTAGAGAATGACCTGCGGAACAAGTTCCAGACAGAGCAGATTGATGACTACTGCTCCATCCTCACCAGCACCTCTCCTAGCCTCTGCAAAGCTGAGGATAGGTACCACAGCACTGCAAG taccACTGTGACCCCAAAGGAGTGGGAAACATTCTGCAACATGAACATCACAAAGGCTGAGCAAGAGAAGAACAACTCCCTGTCGCTTAGAGTCCTACTGGACAGCCTGTTAGAGCAGACTGCCACAGATATGCTCAGACAGAATCAGACTGTAggggctgcactggagctgcacaTTCAGGACACAAAGAACGCCAAGGAGCAGCTGGAAGACCACTTGGTAAAG GTGCTATCAGAAATTTCAAGCCAGGAGAGCAACCTGGCATCTCTACGATTGGCCATTGAAGCCAAGCAGGGGCCCCTCCAAGTTGCACAGACCCGACTGGCGGCTCGCAGTCAGAGGCCTAACGCCGAGCTCTGCCACGACCCTGCACACGTGCAGCTGTTAGCAGAGGTCCAGGAGCTCTCTGATCAGATCAAGAG GCTCACTGCGAGCCTGTCCCAGGCGGAGATGGAGCTTCGAGCCCTGACCCGGACCCAGTTGTCCCTGGAGGAGCACATCCAGGTCAAGTCACACTCCCTCTACATCGGCGAGGTCATCTGCAGGCAGCTCCGCCAGCCCGTCGTCATTCACAAATTTTGA